One window of the Natrinema sp. CBA1119 genome contains the following:
- a CDS encoding 30S ribosomal protein S27ae: MAHYDLYGDDGSTEGELCPRCGDVFLANHGDRKHCGKCSYTEWE, encoded by the coding sequence ATGGCGCACTACGACCTCTACGGCGACGACGGGAGCACCGAGGGCGAACTGTGCCCCCGCTGCGGTGACGTCTTCCTCGCCAACCACGGCGACCGGAAGCACTGCGGGAAGTGCAGTTATACCGAGTGGGAGTAA
- a CDS encoding 30S ribosomal protein S24e, translating to MDVDIISETENPMLHRTDVTFELSHEDATPERLQVRDSLAAKLNKDAGEVVIRKLDTKFGMRKTVGQAKVYETADYARDVEQDHMLERNKIGADDAEADADAEAEPEEA from the coding sequence ATGGACGTCGACATCATCTCCGAAACGGAAAACCCCATGTTGCATCGAACTGACGTGACTTTCGAACTCTCCCACGAGGACGCGACGCCCGAGCGACTGCAGGTTCGGGACAGCCTCGCGGCGAAACTGAACAAGGACGCCGGCGAGGTCGTCATCCGCAAACTCGACACCAAGTTCGGGATGCGAAAGACCGTCGGACAGGCGAAGGTCTACGAGACGGCCGACTACGCCCGCGACGTCGAGCAAGACCACATGCTCGAGCGCAACAAGATCGGCGCGGACGACGCGGAAGCCGACGCCGACGCGGAAGCCGAACCGGAGGAAGCCTAA